CCGTGTGAAAGGGGCGACAATTGGCGGGATGCCAGTAAGGATAGGCGAGCTCTGGCTGAATCATGTTCTCCTGTTTCGGAGGGAGCATCATCACTTTTCCATTCAGTGCGATATATCGATTACCGTAATCGTCTAGCCAGGTTCGTCCATTACCGATTTCCGCAAAATCCGGGTAGTCCCCCCGAATGATCTCAAGCGCGTCCCGGACATTTTGGTCCGAAACGTCGCGGTTGTCATGGCTCGCTGCTATGTGCTTGATGATCGGTGCAATCATCTCCGCTTCCAACATCAGTACGGGACCGCCGAAGTTCGGTACAAGGAAATATACGCCGTTAGGATCAGCTACAAGGCGATAGGCTTGGTGAAGGATCTGCCGGATGAGGTTGGCCTTGCAGGGCTTGGGTGGCCGTCCCGCCCGGGAAAAGGGCAGTTGCTGGCTCGAGCTGTATCTACAGGTGCTTGCGGAGGAGATATCCTGATAGTTTATCTGGGAGTTAGTGGGTTGATTGGGAAGATATGTACCGTTCCCTGTTGCGGATTGGTTGAGGGGATATGGGTTATCGTACATTAAGCTGGTTCCTTAGTTTTCTCTTAGGGCATGATGTTTATGTTTTTTACTTGCCTTCGCATGTTATTTGTAGCGCTGTCTGTGCGCTCGGTTACTATCAGGGTGTAGCGTATTTGGTATATACATTTTCCTGTAAGTTGAGTTTTATTTTCCGCTTGAAGCTGTAGCCAGTGCGTCGGTTTTTGATTCGAGGCCTTCCATTAATCCAAGCTGGAAATGCTATGTTTTATCGTCCTAATTCCTCCAAAAGTTGTTGTATTTATATGTGTTAAGGGTGTCGGGGCGTATGAGAAGCCCGCCGTCCTGATCTTTCATCCACCCAGTGGATGGTGAATAGCGCCAGTGAGGACCGAAGGTCATTAGCCTGGAGCAGGGTTGGCTTCGTTAAGGGGTGTTTTTCCCACCTATATCGTCTTCTGCAAGCTCCTACATGTTGAATCTCCTTCATTACTGATGTTGCCAAATTTAGCAGGTTGAACATGGAGTGAATAATGATTTTTTTTAACTTTGGGTTTGTATGTCGTTAGATGATAAAAGATGCTTTTGGATGCTTCTGGACATACATGGTAACTATTTTTGTATGAGAAATTTTCAAGGAGCCCGTCCCGATCTGTGCTTGAAGACCCGTAGCTGGGGCGTCAGGCATATCGCCGATGAACTCGGTGTCAGCAAGAACACCGTCAAGCGCTACCTGCGCCAGGGTGGATGGGCGCCCTAGGCCAGCCTGCAGCGCACCCGTTCACTTGATGTTCTGGATCACTGTCTGCAGTACCGCCTCCTGCAGCTCATCGGCATTGCCGCCGTGGTGCTGCAAGTCCTGTAGCTCGAACACGGTCTTAACCGTCAGCCTGCGGACGCTGGAACGCGCCTGCGAATCCTATTGCCAGGCGCTGGCCGCCGAAGACAAGGCGACGGTGAGATTCGAGACTCCACCTCGCGAGCAGCTTCAGATCGATTTCGGCAGCCGCCAGATCACCATCGGCAACGAAGCGACCAAGATCTACCTGTTCGTCACTACCCTCGGATACCCCCGCCGACACTACGCCCACTCCTTCCGTCACGAGCGTCAGTTGGTGTGACCGCCGGCATGGAAGAGGGGCTCATTGGCTCCGTAGGGTGCCAGAGCAGGTACTGCTGGATAACGCCTGGGCACTGGTCGACCACCACAATGCCGCCAGCCTCTAGGCGGCCTTCAACGATTAGCGTTTGGTCTTTGCCCGCTACTGGGGCTTCCGGCCGGTGCCCAGCACTCAGTATCGCCCCGTACCAAGGGCAAGGACGAGCGCGGCGCTGGCTACGTGCAGCGCAACGCTATCGCGGCCGGACATTTCTAATCGGGGTCAACAGGGGGGCTGGAGGCCTACCTGATTTGGTGGATGCGTGAGATTGCCGACCAGCGGATGCAATACGCCACCGGTGAGCTGCCGGCGGTTCGCTTCGCAGTTGAAAGGGCCAGCCTGCAACCGCCGAACGACAATCCGCCCTTCGAGCAGACGTGGAACTCGGCAGTTGCTTCCAGCGCGATGCCACCGTTGAGGTCGCCACAAACCTCTACTGCGTGCCCTGCCGTCTGATAGGCGAGCCGGTTTTAGTCAGCGTGACCGACGGTGACATGCGGGTTCAACATGTCGGCCAGGAGTTAGCCCGCCACTCCGAGTTGAGCTGGCGCCCTGTGGTGCGGTTCCTGCCGTACCATCTGCAGTGCATTGTCAGCTATCGGCCGCCCAAGGTGGCTACTACGGGGGCTCTGGAGCCAAGCGGGAAAGTGGCTACCTTGGATCTATCATCCTCGACTGGCTGCTGCACCACAGTCACGTCATCACTTTTCGCGGCTGCAGTTACCGACTGTCGGAGTCTGTCAACATAGTTGGCACATGAAATGACTTCGGCTCTTTAAAACCCTGCTGCCTGTGGCACCGGGTCCCTCTCGGGGTTCAGGTGCACTACCTCTGGCAGGCTGAGTTTCCGGATGTCACCCGACCAGCGCTTCGGGTGACGTTGCTTCGCCGCCTCGAAGACCTCTCGGCGCTGCGCCAAGATGCCTTTGGCCTCGCCGTTATGGCGCTGGCTCGGCGTGACGTAGCGAAGGGCGCTGTGACGGTGCTCGTGGTTGTACCACTCGGTAAATTGCTGAACCCAGTCCTGGGCCTCGGCTAGGGTGGCGAAACCGTCGGCGGGGAAGCCCGGCCGGTACTTCAGCGTCTTGAAGGCCGACTCGGCGAAGGCGTTGTCATTGCTGACCCTCGGCCGGTTGTACGACGGGGTGATGCCCAAGTCGTAGAGCTTCTCCAGGAATGTTGCCGCCTTCATCGGACTGCCGTTATCTGAGTGCAGAATCAAGGGCTTGTGAAGATCGGTGAGGTGCTCTCGCCAGCAGGCCTTCTGGATCAGCTCAGCGGCCAGCTCACCGGTCTCCGTCTCGTAGACTTCGTGCCCAACGATCTTGCGGCTGAAGACATCCATGATCAGGTACAGGTACCACCAGGTGCCACGCGCGGGGCCGGGAAGCCACGAAATGTCCCAGCACCAAAGGCGGTTCGGCGCCGTGGCTTGATGCGTGGTCGGAGGGCGCTTGCGCTGTGGGGCCTGCTGGTGGCCCCGGTGATGTTGCTGGCCAACTTCATGAAGCACTCGGTACATCGTCGACTCAGAGGCCAGGTAGCAGCCCTTATCCGCTTGATCGGCCACGATGAAGGCCGGAGGGCGGCTCCGATACTCGGGGGCATTGCACAGCGCCACGATTGCCTCTCGCTCCTCGGGAGACAGCTTGTTGGCCGGCTCCGGACGGTCGGCATCGGGACGGCGATCAGCCGTCACCTCGCCCTCAGCGACCCAGCGGTAGTAGGTCCTTACGTTGATGCCCATCACCTGACAGGCCTTGGCCAGCCGAGCACCGTCACGCTGGGCATCTTGCACCAGGGTCACGATGCGCTGGCGATCCGGGAGGCTGGTCAGTCGTCCTCGTCGTTGGTCGTGCCCCAGATCGCCTCTGCCTTTTTTGACAAGGCCAGCAGCGCCGCCGTCTCGGCCAGTGCCTTGTCCTTGCGGCGCAGTTCTCGCTCCAGCTTGCGGAGCCGCTTCTGCTCCTCCTTGCGGGCCTGGCGCTGTTGCTTGGCCTGCGCTGGGGCATCGCCATTGGCGTTCATGCAGGCATCCCGCCAGGCCTCCACCTGCTCGGGGTAGAGCCCGCGCTCACGGCAATAGGCGCTGAGTTCGGCCTCGTTCATCGGGGCCGTTTCCAGGACGATCTGGAACTTCTCTTGGCTGGTCCACTGGTCGGGCTGGGTCGAACGTGATGGCAAAACCTGTCCTCTTGTTCTGGCCTGTTTTCGCCAATTGTAGAGGGTTGTCGCGGTGATGCCTTCCTGCTCGGCCAGTTCCGGGACGGTCATGCTCATGGGCGGCGCCATCTTCTTGAGGATGGCTTCCTTACGTTCTGCGGGGTAACGCATGTTGATCACCTCTCAATCCGTTTAGGTGACAACTACGTTGACGTATAGGGTCAGGCGCGGACGGCCACGACGTTATCTCTCCAAGGTGTGAGAACCATCACACATCAATTTATGACATTGAACCGTTCAAGCTGATGTAGAGTCAGGCAGTTAAAAATTCCCACCTCGACTCCCCTCCCAGCGGTTCACCTCTAAGGCGATCATCTCAGTACCAGCAGCGCATCAGTCACACTGGGCGCAGAGCCGATGTGGCACTGAACTGCCTATTTCTGGCGACAATCGAAGACGCATTCCTCAGAAGCATCGGGCTGCTTTCCCTTTGGCGTTCCGGTTTTGTGGAGCCCATTGAGTCACCAGCGCTCTCCCCTGCACATTTATGCCCGGCAGATCATGGTGCTGCGCTTGTTGCTTGAATTCAGGAACGCCAATAAAGGTTGTCCGCTTTTCATCAACTGCACCAAGCGGTGCGGTACCCAAGGTTTTCTGGTGCTCCAAACGGTCTAGCTGCTCAACCTGCCTGAAATACTCCAGTTCTTTGCGGTATTCCTTTAGCTCAGCGGGGAGGCGGGGATGGCAACTTGCTGCTGGCGCGGCTGAACAGCATCAAAGAATTCTGGGTATCCGGATTAAGTGGTAGATGGAGCCTCCTGCTCCTTCGACCATTAACTCTCCCAGAAGGTTGATAGATCGACGCCGTAGTTCTTCTCGGGCTCGGGGAGACCCATGCTGTAGGTCATGGTGGCCTTGCCCAGGAAAGGGGATTCCTTTATCTGTGGCGCCTTCTTCTTGTGCTTGGTGGTGTAGAGCATCCGCGCCTGCATCACCTCGAATGAGTAGCCCCGGCCATCCCGGTTCTTGTCCTTGGCCAGCCGGTTGATCGACTCCGTGAAGGCGTTGGTGATCGGGATGTCGGTCTCGAAGTAGGTCAGCATCTCCTCACGCCATGAGCTGACGGCGCTGACAAGATCCTTCCAGACCTCCTTCTGCCCCTGCGGGATGTCGTCAATCCAGGCAGCTAGTGCCTGCTCAGCATCTCGCCGGGTGGCACAGTCCCAGATGTGGTAGAACTGTTCCTTGTGCTCTTAGGCTGACAGCAGCTGAGGGAAGGCCCCCCGTCCAGGTCTCCATGATGAGCCGTTCGCGGTCTGAGACATCGTGAGCCCGCTTCAGCAGGATCTTCCTATCACCCTTGAGCGTCCGTCGCTGGTTGGCCGTCAGCTCCTTCCTGAGCCCCTTGCGGACCTTCTCCAAGGCCTCGTTGGCCATACGCACCACATGGAACTTATCGACCACGATGCGGGCCTGTGGCAGCACCGCCTGGACGGCACGGAGGTAGGGCTTCCACATATCCATGCTGACGATCTCGACCTTGTCGCGCTCGGTCATGCTCATGAGCCGCTTCGTCACCGCGTCCTGCTGACGACCGGGCAACAGGTCCAACAGGGTGCGCTCTTCCAGGTTGGTCAGGATGCAGCGGTAGCGGCGGTTCAGGTAAAGCTCATCGATGCCCAGGCAGTGAGGTGTCTCAAAGCGGTGCCAGGCAGCCAGGAACTCAGCCTTCTTCTTGAAGATCTCGCGAACAGTCTTCTCGTCGAGGCCGGTGGTATCGGCTACATAGGCGTAGGGGTGGTTGAAGGCCTCCTTCTCGACGTGGCTGTAAAGCCTCCGCGTCATGCGGTGATCGTCTACCATTTCCGGTAGAGCTGGCCGGAACGTCCTTCCACACGCCCGGCAGGTGTAGCGGCGACGGACTACCCAGAGGGTGACCCGCTTTCCGTGGATGGGCAGGTCTCGGTAAGCCACATCGCGCTTGCCAAACCTGACGAACTCTCCCTCTACGCGGCACTCCTCGCAGGCCACAGGGACCGGAGCTTCAACCTGAAAGTGGAGGTCATGCTCTTCCATCTTTGTGCCCAGGATGCGGTATTCCGGTGAGTGAAGGACGTTGTCAGGCAGAATGCTCATGCAAACGTTCCTTGAGCCTCTTTGTCATGTCACGACGGCCATCTCGTGTGATGGCCGTCGATCACAAAGGTGTGCCGATGCCGGCCTCTCGAATGATGGTGGGGATGGCGATGCGGTTCCGGCCCCTCCCATCCCTCATGCTCATGTTGGTGGTGCTCGTCGTGATAGTGCAGATAGGTATGCGCCACCGGGTCGTGGTCATGCTCGAGGACCAGCGGATCCCGTGCCGGCCAGACACGGGTCGCGAGCGCCGTCGACAGCAGCGCAATCGCCCCCAGCAGGGCGAAGGTCTCGATCAGCCCCACCTCGGCCCCAACCCAGCCGGCCAGCGGATAGGCCACCAGCCAGCAGGCATGCGACAGCGAGAACTGGGCGGCGAACAGCGCCGGACGGTCCTCGGAGTGGCACGACTGCTTGAGCAGGCGCCCAGTGGGCGTCATGACCAGCGAGGCGCCGGCGCCCAGCAGGAACCACAGCCCCATCAGGCCGGCGAAGCCGGGCGCGAACAGGCCGAGGAACAAGCTCACCGTCATCAGCGCGGCGCCCGCGAGCATGATCGGGCGTTCGCGCACGCGATCCAGCACCTTCGGCAGCAGCAGGGCCACCAGCATCGAACCGCCCCCCACCGCCGCGAAGGCCATGGCCACCGCCTGCTCGCCCAGTCCCAGGGTAGAGCGGACGTAGACCACGGTATTGACGATCTGCATGGCGCCGGCGGCCGACACCACCATGTTCAGGCCCAGCAGCCCGCGCAGCCGAGGCGTCTTCAGGTAGATCCTCATGCCGTGAGAGACCTTACGCCACACGCTCGGTGCCTCGTCCTCCGCCGCCTGGGGCGACGGCAACACCACCGAGACCACCAGACCGGCCGAGACCAAGAAGGCCAGGCCGTTGAGCAGGAACAGCACATCGAAGCGCATCACCATCAGCAGCGCCGCGGCCGCCATGGGGCTGAGCAGGTTCTCGAGGTCATAGGCGAGCCGCGACAGCGATAATGCCCGGGTGTACTGTCCCTCGTCCTCGAGGAGATCCGGGAGCGTCGCCTGGAAGACCGGGGTGAAGCCAGCAGAGGCGGCATTGAGCAGGAAGATCAGCACATAGATCTGCCAGACCTCGGTGACGAAGGGCAGCGCGCAGACCACGGATGTCCGTAGCAGGTCCAGGCTGACCAGCAGAGTGCGGCGCGGCAGACGCGAGGCATAGGCCCCGACCAGCGGCGCGATGCCCACATAGGCCACCATCTTGATCGCCAGGGCCGTGCCTAACACGATCCCCGCTTTCCCGGCCGCCAGGTCATGGGCCAGCAGCGCCAGGGCGACAGTTGTCAGCCCGGTGCCGACGAGGGCGGTGACCTGGGCCATGAATAAATGGCGGTAACGACGGTGACTCAGCACTTGGAGCACGGGTCCTCCTCGAGGCGTGGCTGTCGGTTATCGGTTACAGGTAGCGAACGATCGCCTTGAAGTCTTCAAGTTGTGCGCGCTGGTCTTGATTCCGGCCCCTGTCGTGGGGGCCGATCGCTGCTTCCAGGCAGTGGTCGATATGGTCGTGCACGAGGGTTCGCTTGGCCTGCTGGATCGCCTTCTCCACTGCATGCAGCTGCTGGGCGATGTCCAGGCAAGGCCGCCCGTCCTTGATCATCTGGGCCACGCTCTGCAGATGTCCCCGGGCGCGACTCAAACGCTTGATGATGTCGGGATGCGACTGGTGGGTATGCGATGTCATGCGCAGCTCTTTGTTGGTATTCCTATCCCTCTGGGGGGGGATTAAGCTCAAAGACGCTATCGTGCCAATGCCCCAGGGGACTCGGCCAGATCGCGCCTCACTATCGGTCTTCGCCCCCGAACTGGTCTGCCCGTATGCTCCTCAACCGCCTGTGTCATCGCCTCGGTCACCTGACCCTCCTGCTGCTTAT
Above is a window of Halomonas sp. I5-271120 DNA encoding:
- a CDS encoding helix-turn-helix domain-containing protein: MKTRSWGVRHIADELGVSKNTVKRYLRQGGWAP
- a CDS encoding MFS transporter; this encodes MLQVLSHRRYRHLFMAQVTALVGTGLTTVALALLAHDLAAGKAGIVLGTALAIKMVAYVGIAPLVGAYASRLPRRTLLVSLDLLRTSVVCALPFVTEVWQIYVLIFLLNAASAGFTPVFQATLPDLLEDEGQYTRALSLSRLAYDLENLLSPMAAAALLMVMRFDVLFLLNGLAFLVSAGLVVSVVLPSPQAAEDEAPSVWRKVSHGMRIYLKTPRLRGLLGLNMVVSAAGAMQIVNTVVYVRSTLGLGEQAVAMAFAAVGGGSMLVALLLPKVLDRVRERPIMLAGAALMTVSLFLGLFAPGFAGLMGLWFLLGAGASLVMTPTGRLLKQSCHSEDRPALFAAQFSLSHACWLVAYPLAGWVGAEVGLIETFALLGAIALLSTALATRVWPARDPLVLEHDHDPVAHTYLHYHDEHHQHEHEGWEGPEPHRHPHHHSRGRHRHTFVIDGHHTRWPS
- a CDS encoding metal-sensing transcriptional repressor — translated: MTSHTHQSHPDIIKRLSRARGHLQSVAQMIKDGRPCLDIAQQLHAVEKAIQQAKRTLVHDHIDHCLEAAIGPHDRGRNQDQRAQLEDFKAIVRYL
- a CDS encoding IS3 family transposase (programmed frameshift); amino-acid sequence: MRYPAERKEAILKKMAPPMSMTVPELAEQEGITATTLYNWRKQARTRGQVLPSRSTQPDQWTSQEKFQIVLETAPMNEAELSAYCRERGLYPEQVEAWRDACMNANGDAPAQAKQQRQARKEEQKRLRKLERELRRKDKALAETAALLALSKKAEAIWGDQRRGRLTSLPDRQRIVTLVQDAQRDGARLAKACQVMGINVRTYYRWVAEGEVTADRRPDADRPEPANKLSPEEREAIVALCNAPEYRSRPPAFIVADQADKGCYLASESTMYRVLHEVGQQHHRGHQQAPQRKRPPTTHQATAPNRLWCWDISWLPGPARGTWWYLYLIMDVFSRKIVGHEVYETETGELAAELIQKACWREHLTDLHKPLILHSDNGSPMKAATFLEKLYDLGITPSYNRPRVSNDNAFAESAFKTLKYRPGFPADGFATLAEAQDWVQQFTEWYNHEHRHSALRYVTPSQRHNGEAKGILAQRREVFEAAKQRHPKRWSGDIRKLSLPEVVHLNPERDPVPQAAGF